One stretch of Thermodesulfobacteriota bacterium DNA includes these proteins:
- a CDS encoding zf-HC2 domain-containing protein, translating to MLRCREAARLVSKSLDAPLKLLEKLPLALHLGMCPRCSEYRRQLQSLRALLREEMDRLLHPEAGEVPGLTPEEKDALLRTLASEGS from the coding sequence ATGCTCCGGTGCCGTGAAGCGGCCCGATTGGTCTCGAAGAGCCTGGACGCTCCTTTGAAGCTCCTGGAGAAGCTGCCCCTGGCGCTGCACCTGGGGATGTGCCCCCGCTGCTCCGAGTACCGGCGCCAGCTCCAGTCGCTGCGCGCCCTGCTGCGCGAAGAGATGGACCGGCTCCTGCATCCCGAGGCCGGAGAGGTCCCCGGCCTGACCCCCGAGGAAAAGGACGCGCTCCTGCGGACGCTCGCCTCCGAGGGGAGCTGA
- a CDS encoding cytochrome P460 family protein, whose translation MKRTLAWLAVSLCAGVLAAGSAAWAGPEASGAALWKHLQAESYTSWKIWPGKTALYPGTEPHGALLTTYVNGAALGAIEGKKGVMPPGAIVVKENYMPDKTLAAVTVMYKVQGYNPAGGDWFWAKYAPGGKVDEEGKEGMCLGCHSRVAGNDYLFIGPLK comes from the coding sequence ATGAAGAGAACATTGGCGTGGCTCGCGGTTTCCCTGTGCGCAGGCGTGCTGGCCGCGGGGTCGGCCGCTTGGGCCGGCCCCGAGGCTTCGGGCGCCGCCCTCTGGAAGCACCTGCAGGCCGAGAGCTACACGTCCTGGAAGATTTGGCCGGGCAAGACGGCCCTCTACCCGGGCACCGAGCCCCACGGGGCGCTGCTGACCACCTACGTGAACGGCGCGGCGCTGGGCGCCATCGAGGGCAAGAAGGGGGTCATGCCCCCCGGCGCCATCGTGGTGAAAGAGAACTACATGCCCGACAAGACCCTCGCGGCGGTCACGGTCATGTACAAGGTGCAGGGCTACAACCCGGCGGGGGGCGACTGGTTCTGGGCCAAGTACGCCCCCGGCGGAAAGGTGGACGAGGAGGGCAAGGAAGGCATGTGCCTGGGCTGCCACTCCCGGGTGGCGGGCAACGACTATCTGTTCATCGGGCCGCTGAAGTAG
- a CDS encoding DUF5666 domain-containing protein, producing MTVWRGVASFLGGLALLGAGSGAAWAQEVTYADLAPVFALRCAGCHAGDRAPEGYRLTSYAEVISPVDRVRVVPGSPLASELVRRVRGQARPRMPLRGPYLGPEDEGRIAEWIGQGARSAEGNPAALPVGARLRLHGTLGPGWALDGLPLAVTGSTRIDDAPRPGDYVEVRGRLAGGGEVAAERIRRR from the coding sequence GTGACAGTCTGGAGAGGAGTTGCGTCGTTTCTCGGGGGCCTGGCCCTTCTTGGGGCGGGGTCCGGAGCGGCCTGGGCACAGGAGGTCACCTACGCGGACCTGGCGCCGGTCTTCGCCCTGCGCTGCGCCGGGTGTCATGCCGGGGACCGCGCCCCCGAAGGCTACCGGCTCACCTCCTACGCCGAGGTGATCTCCCCCGTGGACCGGGTGCGCGTGGTGCCCGGGAGCCCCCTGGCCAGCGAGCTCGTCCGCCGCGTGCGGGGGCAGGCGCGGCCGCGCATGCCGCTCCGGGGGCCGTACCTCGGCCCGGAAGATGAAGGGCGAATCGCGGAGTGGATTGGGCAGGGCGCCCGGAGCGCCGAGGGCAATCCCGCCGCCCTGCCGGTGGGCGCCCGGCTGCGGCTGCACGGCACCCTGGGCCCCGGCTGGGCGCTCGACGGCCTCCCCCTGGCCGTGACCGGGTCCACGCGCATCGACGATGCCCCCCGCCCTGGGGACTACGTGGAGGTGCGGGGGCGGCTGGCTGGGGGTGGGGAGGTGGCCGCCGAGCGCATCCGGCGCCGTTGA
- a CDS encoding YitT family protein: protein MASQDEAGSAARPPAQAGSEARREGGVRTVAWNLFLMAAGSALCAVAINGILIPQRFLSGGFTGLALVIYYLWPLLPVSVLYALLNIPLFALGWFHVGRRFFLYSLAGMAFFSGTLQVVHVPVPVQDPLLAALLAGIVTGAGSGIILRSLGSAGGTDILSIMLFRRFSIRLGTTVLAFNSVVLATAAVLFDLERALYTLIYIFVTARVVDVVVTGLSQRKAVTIISRQWQAIRRFVLDDIRRGVTVLQAQGGYSGGEEKVLFTVITFRELSRLKREIRRLDPQAFVVVSETLEVMGHRIGNQPHW from the coding sequence GTGGCATCGCAGGACGAGGCGGGTTCGGCGGCAAGGCCCCCGGCGCAGGCCGGCTCCGAGGCGCGGCGCGAAGGGGGCGTGCGCACGGTGGCGTGGAACCTCTTCCTGATGGCGGCCGGCAGCGCCCTGTGCGCGGTGGCGATCAACGGCATCCTCATCCCCCAGCGCTTCCTGAGCGGGGGGTTCACGGGGCTCGCCCTGGTGATCTACTACCTCTGGCCGCTGCTCCCGGTGAGCGTCCTCTACGCGCTTCTCAACATCCCGCTCTTCGCCCTGGGCTGGTTCCACGTGGGGCGCCGTTTCTTCCTCTACAGCCTGGCGGGTATGGCGTTCTTCTCCGGCACCCTCCAGGTGGTCCATGTGCCGGTCCCCGTGCAGGATCCCCTTCTGGCCGCCCTCCTGGCCGGCATCGTCACGGGGGCGGGCTCGGGTATCATCCTGCGCTCCCTGGGCTCAGCGGGGGGCACCGACATCCTCTCCATCATGCTCTTCCGGCGGTTCTCCATCCGGCTGGGCACCACCGTGCTCGCCTTCAACAGTGTGGTCCTGGCCACGGCGGCAGTCCTCTTCGACCTGGAGAGGGCGCTCTACACCCTGATCTACATCTTCGTGACCGCCCGGGTCGTGGACGTGGTGGTCACCGGCCTGAGCCAGCGCAAGGCGGTGACCATCATCTCCCGGCAGTGGCAAGCGATCCGCCGCTTCGTCCTGGACGACATCCGCCGGGGCGTCACCGTGCTGCAAGCCCAGGGCGGCTACAGCGGCGGGGAAGAAAAGGTGCTCTTCACCGTCATCACGTTTCGGGAGCTCTCCCGGCTCAAGCGCGAGATTCGAAGACTCGATCCCCAGGCCTTCGTGGTGGTGAGCGAGACCCTCGAGGTCATGGGACACCGCATCGGAAACCAGCCCCACTGGTAG
- a CDS encoding rhomboid family protein — protein sequence MSLARARCFRHPLREAAALCLACRRFYCRECVTEHEGRVLCAACLVARAERTRRQRGPLGWLAAPCQLLLGVLLLWLCFFALGQALVAIPSSFHEGEVWTRPGEGG from the coding sequence GTGTCCCTGGCCCGAGCGCGCTGCTTCCGCCACCCCCTCCGGGAGGCCGCGGCCCTATGCCTCGCGTGCCGGAGGTTCTACTGCCGGGAGTGCGTGACCGAGCACGAGGGGCGGGTGCTGTGCGCAGCGTGCCTGGTAGCCCGGGCGGAGCGCACCCGGCGGCAGCGCGGCCCCCTGGGGTGGCTCGCCGCCCCCTGCCAGTTGCTCCTGGGCGTGCTCCTCCTGTGGTTGTGCTTCTTCGCCCTGGGGCAGGCTCTCGTCGCCATCCCCTCGTCCTTCCACGAAGGGGAGGTCTGGACCCGGCCGGGGGAGGGGGGATGA
- a CDS encoding sigma-70 family RNA polymerase sigma factor, with protein MNAQMPSAEAGAGAPGDAVPAGRTEVARWVAEYGDDLFRYALSRVGDREAARDIVQETFLALVKGAGFEGRSSPKTWLIGVLRHKIADHFRRASQAPETSAPDPEEALFDGGGRWRVPPGPWPFDPGDALDRKRFREGLLRCLRELPPRRASLFVLREMEGLATEQLCKEFATTPTNIWVLLHRARLALRACLERSGFGGGNETPGKDTP; from the coding sequence ATGAACGCGCAAATGCCCTCGGCAGAGGCGGGCGCCGGGGCGCCTGGAGACGCGGTGCCGGCAGGGCGCACCGAAGTGGCCCGCTGGGTGGCCGAGTACGGAGACGACCTCTTCCGGTACGCCCTGTCGCGGGTGGGGGACCGGGAGGCGGCGCGCGACATCGTGCAGGAGACGTTCTTGGCCCTCGTGAAGGGCGCCGGCTTCGAGGGGCGCTCGAGTCCGAAGACCTGGCTGATCGGCGTGCTGCGCCACAAGATCGCCGACCACTTCCGGCGCGCCTCCCAGGCCCCGGAAACCTCGGCGCCGGACCCCGAGGAGGCCCTCTTCGACGGCGGCGGCCGGTGGCGGGTGCCCCCCGGACCCTGGCCCTTCGACCCCGGCGATGCCCTCGACCGGAAGCGATTCCGGGAGGGGCTGCTCCGCTGCCTGCGCGAGCTGCCGCCCCGGCGGGCAAGCCTCTTCGTGCTGCGCGAAATGGAAGGGCTGGCCACCGAGCAGCTCTGCAAGGAATTCGCGACCACCCCGACGAATATCTGGGTCCTGCTCCACCGGGCGCGCCTGGCCTTGCGGGCGTGTCTCGAGCGCAGCGGGTTCGGGGGAGGGAACGAGACCCCCGGAAAGGACACCCCATGA
- a CDS encoding cytochrome P460 family protein has protein sequence MNALTLAFSLGCLALSGLAVSPSGASERPTAATGVELPADYRDWTAVAPSHRTDRGHIRLMLANETMAKAYREKTLPFPDGSSIAKLVYQAVKSPEWAEAVVPGEPVIVEIMTKDSKKYPDSAGWGFGRFSAAHEPVGDAELYKTCFPCHDANVVNHDFIFTRWAR, from the coding sequence ATGAACGCTCTCACCCTTGCCTTCTCCCTCGGCTGCCTTGCCCTGTCCGGGCTGGCGGTTTCCCCCTCCGGCGCCTCAGAGCGGCCCACCGCCGCGACCGGAGTGGAACTCCCCGCGGACTACCGCGACTGGACCGCCGTGGCCCCATCCCACCGCACGGACCGGGGGCACATCCGCCTCATGCTGGCCAACGAGACCATGGCCAAGGCGTACCGGGAAAAGACCCTGCCGTTCCCGGACGGGTCCTCCATCGCCAAGCTCGTGTACCAGGCCGTGAAGAGCCCCGAGTGGGCAGAGGCGGTCGTTCCAGGGGAGCCCGTGATCGTCGAGATCATGACCAAGGACTCGAAGAAGTACCCCGACTCGGCCGGCTGGGGCTTCGGGCGCTTCTCCGCCGCCCACGAGCCCGTGGGGGACGCGGAGCTCTACAAGACCTGCTTCCCCTGCCACGACGCCAACGTGGTGAACCACGACTTCATCTTCACCCGCTGGGCACGGTGA
- a CDS encoding RDD family protein, whose translation MAMEWYYADGGLKVGPVSEEELSSRLARGILNPGTLVWCQGMPEWKPLREVAPGVTRDTARDTTWEKVADQRSCSLCSGSFPADEVLRFGDHWICAACKPAYLQRLRQGVDQPGTFRYGGFWLRGLAQFVDGLILGVPGIVLFFVVFPPFFAGLEQGEEAAAMFSVYANLMQLAAMALGLVYTVFFWGRYGATPGKMVCGLKVVRPDGSHITYLRALGRYLANFLSMIFLYIGYLMAAFDRQKRSLHDRICDTRVIRTR comes from the coding sequence ATGGCCATGGAATGGTACTACGCCGACGGAGGCCTCAAGGTGGGGCCGGTGAGCGAGGAGGAACTGAGCAGCCGGCTGGCCCGGGGCATCCTGAACCCGGGCACCCTGGTGTGGTGCCAGGGGATGCCTGAGTGGAAACCCCTGCGGGAGGTGGCGCCGGGGGTCACCCGCGACACCGCCCGGGACACCACCTGGGAGAAGGTGGCCGACCAGCGTTCCTGCTCCCTGTGCAGCGGCTCCTTCCCCGCCGACGAGGTGCTGCGCTTCGGGGACCACTGGATCTGTGCCGCCTGCAAACCGGCGTACCTCCAGCGGTTGCGGCAGGGGGTGGACCAGCCCGGAACCTTTCGCTACGGGGGCTTCTGGCTTCGGGGCCTCGCCCAGTTCGTGGACGGGCTCATCCTGGGGGTGCCCGGGATCGTCCTGTTCTTCGTCGTGTTCCCCCCCTTCTTCGCCGGATTGGAGCAGGGCGAGGAGGCCGCCGCCATGTTCTCGGTCTACGCAAACCTCATGCAGTTGGCGGCAATGGCCCTGGGCCTCGTCTATACGGTCTTCTTCTGGGGCCGCTACGGCGCCACCCCGGGCAAGATGGTCTGCGGCCTCAAGGTGGTTCGGCCCGATGGGAGCCACATCACCTACCTGCGGGCCCTGGGCCGGTACCTCGCCAACTTCCTGAGCATGATCTTCCTCTACATCGGCTACCTCATGGCGGCCTTCGACCGCCAGAAGAGGAGCCTTCACGACCGCATCTGCGACACCCGGGTGATCCGCACCCGATGA
- a CDS encoding DUF1847 domain-containing protein, translated as MKGRKKQGGEAALSCTHCSAVWAKAGSTHCWSGDPEKGPPQPGYCPSADRGEVIGEAFDLYRSESEDARLAQVAARVEGLCYQPVPGSSAVNARWTRVEDTVAFAKLMGYRKIGIATCIGLLEESRRLAAILEAQGFEPQSVCCKAGSIDKLELGLAESDKVRPGSFEPACNPVAQARLLNGAGTDMNVIVGLCVGHDMLFAKHSKAPVTTLVVKDRVTGHNPVAVLYGQNFYYKRLLSQPVPVERAPKA; from the coding sequence ATGAAAGGCAGGAAGAAGCAGGGCGGCGAAGCGGCGCTCTCCTGTACCCACTGCAGCGCGGTGTGGGCAAAGGCCGGCTCCACCCACTGCTGGAGCGGCGACCCGGAGAAGGGACCGCCCCAGCCCGGCTACTGCCCCTCGGCGGACCGGGGAGAGGTGATCGGCGAGGCGTTCGACCTCTACCGAAGCGAGAGTGAAGACGCCCGCCTGGCCCAAGTGGCCGCCCGGGTGGAGGGCTTGTGCTACCAGCCCGTCCCCGGCAGCTCGGCCGTGAACGCCCGCTGGACCCGGGTGGAGGACACGGTGGCCTTCGCCAAGCTCATGGGCTACCGGAAGATCGGGATCGCCACCTGCATCGGCCTCCTGGAAGAGAGCCGGCGGCTCGCGGCCATCCTCGAGGCCCAGGGCTTCGAGCCCCAGAGCGTGTGCTGCAAGGCCGGCAGCATCGACAAGCTCGAGCTCGGCCTCGCCGAGTCCGACAAGGTGCGCCCCGGCAGCTTCGAGCCCGCCTGCAACCCCGTGGCCCAGGCCCGGCTCCTCAACGGCGCCGGCACCGACATGAACGTCATCGTGGGCCTGTGCGTGGGCCACGACATGCTCTTCGCCAAGCACTCCAAAGCCCCGGTCACCACCCTGGTGGTGAAGGACCGGGTCACCGGCCACAACCCGGTGGCCGTGCTCTACGGCCAGAACTTCTACTACAAGCGCCTCCTGAGCCAGCCGGTGCCGGTGGAGCGGGCGCCGAAGGCGTAG